One window of the Pseudarthrobacter sp. ATCC 49987 genome contains the following:
- the rsmG gene encoding 16S rRNA (guanine(527)-N(7))-methyltransferase RsmG: MVDITEAELRAAQAIFGDRLDLAKRYVEHLATSGTERGLIGPREVPRLWSRHVLNCAVIESQIAEGSHVADVGSGAGLPGLCLAIARPDLELTLIEPLERRVIWLQEVVDDLGLDNVTIMRTRAELAVGMVNADVVTARAVSALSNLAGLTIPLLAGKGEVVAIKGRSAGEEIEKAAKVIRKLGGTQTSVVLVGEDLLEEPTTVVRIVVNKPQKIA, translated from the coding sequence ATGGTTGACATTACCGAGGCTGAACTGCGGGCAGCACAGGCGATCTTTGGTGACCGCCTGGACCTCGCAAAGCGCTACGTGGAGCACCTCGCCACGTCCGGGACGGAGCGGGGCCTCATCGGCCCCCGTGAGGTACCCCGGCTGTGGAGCCGGCACGTGCTTAACTGCGCCGTGATTGAGAGCCAGATTGCCGAGGGAAGCCATGTGGCCGACGTCGGCAGCGGCGCCGGACTGCCGGGCCTGTGCCTGGCCATAGCCCGACCGGATCTGGAACTGACCCTGATCGAACCCCTTGAGCGCCGGGTCATCTGGCTCCAGGAAGTCGTGGACGACCTCGGCCTGGACAACGTGACGATTATGCGCACCCGCGCGGAACTCGCGGTGGGGATGGTGAACGCCGATGTCGTCACCGCCCGCGCCGTGTCAGCACTGTCCAACCTGGCCGGACTCACCATTCCGCTGCTGGCTGGCAAGGGCGAAGTGGTCGCCATTAAGGGACGCAGCGCCGGCGAGGAAATTGAAAAAGCCGCCAAGGTGATCCGGAAGCTCGGCGGCACCCAGACCTCCGTTGTACTGGTGGGTGAGGACCTCCTCGAAGAACCTACAACCGTTGTCCGAATCGTTGTGAATAAGCCTCAAAAGATCGCCTAG
- a CDS encoding ParA family protein produces MTSSEASTQRIPPFVSLGSARAFAAPAVAHDYSGNRTASVAKTTGMASVSRETSVVSSGNVLDSIDDSSPIARELAHENKRRERLLGRELPKPEKTRIFTVSNQKGGVGKTTTTVNIAAALAAAGLNVLVIDIDPQGNASTALGIEHHADVDSIYDVLINDIPLQDVVAPCPDIDKLICAPATIHLAGAEIELVSLVAREQRLRRAIDVYSKERAKNGEERLDYIFIDCPPSLGLLTVNAFCAANEVLIPIQCEYYALEGLSQLLKNIEMIQKHLNADLVVSTILLTMYDGRTNLAAQVAAEVREHFPEQVLGAVVPRSVRISEAPSYQQTVMTYDPSSSGALSYLEAAAEIAER; encoded by the coding sequence GTGACCAGTAGCGAAGCCTCCACACAACGGATTCCCCCGTTCGTGTCCCTGGGGTCCGCACGGGCCTTTGCTGCGCCCGCAGTCGCACACGATTACTCCGGAAATCGCACGGCTTCAGTTGCAAAGACCACCGGAATGGCGAGTGTTTCACGTGAAACATCCGTGGTCTCCAGTGGAAATGTCCTCGACTCCATCGATGATTCCAGCCCGATTGCCCGTGAGCTCGCCCATGAGAACAAGCGGCGCGAGCGTCTCCTGGGGCGCGAACTTCCGAAGCCGGAGAAGACCCGGATCTTCACCGTCTCGAACCAGAAGGGCGGGGTCGGCAAGACCACCACAACCGTCAACATCGCTGCCGCCCTGGCTGCTGCGGGGCTGAACGTGCTGGTCATCGACATCGATCCCCAGGGGAACGCCTCGACAGCGCTCGGAATTGAACACCACGCCGACGTTGACAGCATCTACGACGTGCTCATCAACGACATCCCGTTGCAGGACGTTGTGGCACCTTGCCCGGACATCGACAAGCTGATCTGTGCACCCGCCACCATCCACCTTGCGGGCGCGGAGATTGAGCTGGTCAGCCTTGTTGCCCGCGAGCAGCGCCTCCGCCGTGCGATTGACGTGTACTCCAAGGAACGGGCGAAGAACGGTGAGGAGCGGCTGGACTACATCTTCATCGACTGCCCGCCGAGCCTGGGCCTGCTGACCGTCAACGCGTTCTGCGCAGCCAACGAGGTGCTCATTCCGATTCAGTGCGAGTACTATGCGCTGGAGGGACTGAGCCAGCTGCTGAAGAACATCGAAATGATCCAGAAGCACTTGAATGCGGATCTGGTCGTTTCCACCATCCTGCTGACCATGTACGACGGCCGCACCAATCTCGCTGCCCAGGTGGCAGCTGAGGTGCGCGAACACTTCCCGGAGCAGGTGCTCGGCGCTGTGGTCCCACGATCGGTCCGTATTTCAGAAGCTCCCAGCTACCAGCAAACCGTGATGACCTACGATCCCTCATCCAGCGGGGCCCTGTCCTACCTGGAAGCCGCAGCCGAAATCGCGGAACGTTAG